A single region of the Paraburkholderia sp. SOS3 genome encodes:
- a CDS encoding carbohydrate ABC transporter permease has product MKSKPRLGVPLLALIWLVVTTLPFLFVVATSLKTQDETYSSPVWALPRHVYLGNYVAVLQGPYFTYFRNSVFVVGVSVLLIVLASAMAAYAFARMRFALNKTLFAIVVAGMIVPLHATLVPIYLLTRNLGIYDTPFALLGPYVALSLPISIFILTEFMRQIPRELEEAAQLDGCGPFGIFWRIFFPLSTPGLATVAIYNGIGLWNEFIFAYMLTSTPEHRTLPLAIWDFQGQYSSNVPAMLAVVTLTSLPLIVAYAFGQERVIKGMMAGSLKG; this is encoded by the coding sequence ATGAAATCGAAACCGCGTCTGGGCGTACCGCTTCTCGCGCTGATCTGGCTCGTCGTCACGACGCTGCCCTTTCTTTTCGTGGTCGCGACGAGCCTCAAAACACAGGACGAAACGTATTCGTCGCCGGTGTGGGCATTGCCCCGGCATGTCTACCTTGGCAACTATGTGGCGGTGCTCCAAGGCCCCTATTTCACCTACTTTCGTAACAGCGTGTTCGTTGTCGGCGTTTCCGTCCTGCTGATCGTATTGGCCAGCGCAATGGCGGCCTATGCATTCGCGCGCATGCGCTTTGCACTGAACAAGACGCTCTTTGCAATCGTCGTCGCGGGCATGATCGTGCCGCTGCACGCAACGCTCGTGCCGATCTATCTGCTCACACGCAACCTCGGCATCTACGATACGCCGTTCGCCTTGCTTGGCCCCTACGTCGCGTTAAGCCTGCCGATCTCGATTTTTATTCTCACCGAGTTCATGCGCCAGATTCCGCGCGAACTCGAAGAAGCCGCGCAACTGGACGGCTGCGGTCCATTCGGCATTTTCTGGCGCATTTTCTTTCCGCTGTCCACGCCAGGGCTCGCCACGGTCGCGATCTACAACGGCATCGGCCTGTGGAACGAATTCATCTTCGCGTACATGTTGACGTCGACACCCGAGCATCGCACGCTGCCGCTCGCGATATGGGATTTCCAGGGGCAATATTCATCGAATGTGCCGGCCATGCTCGCGGTCGTCACGCTCACGTCGTTGCCGCTGATCGTTGCCTATGCATTCGGTCAGGAACGCGTGATCAAAGGGATGATGGCCGGCTCGCTAAAGGGCTAA
- a CDS encoding carbohydrate ABC transporter permease, with the protein MNIVLPAVSERRRRLRFPSQALVAAAFLAPAVLLLAVFLLYPLVSSLRLSLLDWNGLGSNARFVGLSNWARLAHDNVFWQSLFNNVILAVTSVVVELPIALALAVLLEKAGRGSRVLKILYFLPLLMSSVAIGVLFKNVYDPNFGPLNTALRALGLDALAQDWLGDPHLSLASTIAVICWQNVPFYMILFLAGLSSMPVEVTEAARLDGASEWVIFWRIKLPHLQGTVRTAVLLAVLGSLRYFDLIYVMTGGGPEGSSELMATYMYRTVFSSFQLGYGSTIGSAMFIIVCAVAAISLRFSRRYATEV; encoded by the coding sequence GTGAACATCGTGCTCCCCGCCGTATCCGAACGCCGACGCCGGCTGCGCTTTCCCTCGCAGGCGCTCGTCGCGGCTGCGTTCCTCGCGCCCGCTGTGCTGCTGCTCGCGGTCTTCCTGCTCTATCCGCTCGTCTCTAGCCTGCGGCTTTCGCTGCTCGACTGGAATGGTCTTGGCAGCAACGCGCGCTTCGTCGGCCTTTCCAACTGGGCCCGGCTCGCGCACGACAATGTGTTCTGGCAGTCGCTCTTCAACAATGTGATTCTCGCGGTCACGTCGGTTGTCGTCGAATTGCCGATCGCACTTGCGCTCGCCGTGCTGCTCGAGAAAGCCGGTCGCGGTTCGCGCGTGCTGAAAATTCTCTATTTTCTGCCGCTGCTGATGTCGAGCGTCGCCATTGGCGTGCTGTTCAAGAACGTCTACGATCCGAACTTCGGTCCGCTCAACACCGCATTGCGCGCGCTCGGTCTCGATGCGCTTGCCCAGGACTGGCTCGGCGATCCGCATTTGTCGCTCGCGTCGACCATTGCCGTGATCTGCTGGCAGAACGTTCCGTTTTACATGATCCTGTTTCTGGCCGGACTTTCCTCGATGCCGGTAGAGGTCACCGAAGCCGCGCGTCTCGACGGCGCGTCCGAATGGGTGATCTTCTGGCGTATCAAGCTACCGCATTTGCAAGGCACTGTGCGCACCGCGGTGCTGCTCGCCGTGCTCGGCTCGCTGCGCTACTTCGACCTGATCTATGTCATGACGGGCGGCGGACCTGAAGGCTCCTCGGAGCTGATGGCCACCTATATGTATCGCACCGTGTTCAGCTCGTTTCAGCTCGGCTACGGCAGCACGATCGGCTCGGCGATGTTCATCATCGTCTGTGCGGTCGCGGCCATATCGCTGCGCTTTAGTCGCCGTTACGCGACCGAGGTCTAG
- a CDS encoding RidA family protein produces MTRDERLDTLAAEMGFPLNEEIKVGGKYTPVLIDGEMAYVAGQIPRVGNEVRFVGAAGEAIPLEDAKRAAGISAIRALALIRNACGSLDAIVSVPRINVFVRSAPDFTQQSEVADGASDVLSTVLENAGVHTRTSVGAFQLPKGAVVEVDFCFKVSR; encoded by the coding sequence ATGACCAGAGACGAACGCTTGGACACGCTAGCCGCGGAAATGGGCTTTCCGCTCAACGAGGAAATCAAGGTAGGCGGAAAATACACGCCGGTGCTGATCGACGGCGAGATGGCTTATGTTGCCGGCCAGATCCCAAGGGTGGGCAACGAAGTTCGCTTCGTCGGAGCAGCTGGAGAGGCGATCCCGCTAGAGGATGCAAAGCGCGCGGCGGGAATATCCGCGATACGCGCGCTCGCACTGATCAGAAATGCTTGCGGCAGCCTCGATGCGATCGTTTCCGTACCGCGCATCAACGTATTCGTGCGCAGCGCACCCGACTTTACCCAGCAAAGCGAAGTGGCCGACGGCGCATCCGATGTGCTGTCGACGGTCCTCGAAAACGCCGGCGTCCATACGCGCACGTCCGTGGGCGCGTTCCAGTTGCCTAAAGGCGCAGTCGTCGAAGTGGACTTCTG
- a CDS encoding extracellular solute-binding protein, giving the protein MAYAAVSKAIGLTALCSLLAIAAGTAAHAQDAKVITAWDQQTNATSSKILRDASDRFEQKNPGYKVENSHVINDAYKTKLKVAFGANQPPCVFESWGGGPLHEYVKAGQIVDLTPYLQKDPAYRDRFLPSSWKAVTFDGKTYGVAAENASAAVIFYNKDIFQQYSLKPPATWPELMHVVQVLTSHGIAPFALANKNKWTGSMYYMYLVDRIGGPDVVRAALDGAGKGFDDPAFVEAGKYIQQLVKAGAFAQGFNGLDYDVGASRRLLYSGRAAMELMGGWEASTIQSENPAFSKKLDFFPFPSVPGGKGDPRDVIGTVGDGFLSISTECKFPDAAFKLIESLTDDAAMRARVGDRKIPPVKNIALDDPFLKRLQNLIVDAPNVQLWYDQALPPHLGEVHKDTTQALFGLSMTPEAAAQQMENAAKAGG; this is encoded by the coding sequence ATGGCGTATGCGGCGGTATCGAAGGCGATAGGCCTCACTGCACTCTGCTCCTTGCTGGCAATCGCAGCAGGCACGGCGGCCCACGCGCAAGACGCGAAAGTCATCACCGCGTGGGACCAGCAAACCAACGCGACATCGAGCAAGATCCTGCGCGATGCCTCTGATCGATTCGAGCAGAAAAACCCGGGCTACAAGGTCGAGAATTCGCACGTCATCAACGATGCATACAAGACCAAGCTCAAGGTTGCGTTCGGCGCCAACCAGCCGCCGTGCGTGTTCGAATCGTGGGGCGGCGGCCCGCTGCACGAATACGTCAAAGCCGGCCAGATTGTCGACCTCACGCCGTATCTGCAGAAAGACCCTGCCTATCGCGACCGCTTTCTGCCGTCGTCGTGGAAGGCCGTGACGTTCGACGGCAAGACTTATGGCGTCGCGGCGGAAAACGCGTCTGCCGCCGTGATCTTTTATAACAAGGACATCTTCCAGCAATACAGTCTCAAGCCGCCCGCAACGTGGCCCGAACTGATGCACGTCGTGCAGGTGCTGACATCGCACGGCATCGCGCCGTTCGCGCTCGCGAACAAGAACAAGTGGACGGGTTCGATGTACTACATGTACCTTGTCGACCGCATCGGCGGCCCGGACGTCGTGCGCGCCGCGCTCGACGGCGCCGGCAAGGGTTTTGACGATCCTGCCTTCGTCGAAGCCGGCAAATACATCCAGCAGCTCGTCAAGGCCGGTGCATTTGCGCAAGGCTTCAATGGTCTCGACTATGACGTCGGGGCGTCGCGCCGCCTGCTCTATTCGGGTCGTGCGGCAATGGAACTGATGGGCGGTTGGGAAGCATCGACCATTCAAAGCGAAAACCCTGCGTTCTCGAAGAAGCTCGATTTCTTCCCGTTCCCGAGCGTGCCCGGTGGCAAAGGCGATCCGCGCGACGTGATCGGCACGGTCGGCGATGGCTTTCTTAGCATCTCCACCGAATGCAAATTCCCGGATGCCGCGTTCAAACTGATCGAGTCGCTGACGGACGACGCCGCGATGCGCGCGCGCGTCGGAGACCGCAAGATTCCGCCGGTCAAGAACATCGCACTTGACGACCCGTTCCTCAAGCGCCTGCAGAACCTGATTGTCGACGCACCGAATGTTCAACTGTGGTACGACCAGGCTTTGCCGCCGCACCTCGGCGAAGTTCATAAGGACACGACGCAGGCGCTGTTTGGCCTGTCGATGACGCCCGAAGCCGCCGCGCAGCAAATGGAAAACGCCGCCAAGGCGGGCGGTTGA
- a CDS encoding glycoside hydrolase family 3 N-terminal domain-containing protein, with the protein MALQDTSEFPVYRRAHMPTEARVADLLARMTIDEKIAQLHAVWLKLSVDGQHAWRTEDFAQRDTGVPLDTLLRHGLGQVTRPLGTHTVDPREGVKALNALQRQMVEETRLGIPVMSHEECLVGLMIKDATLFPSSLNYAATWNAALIGRVGKMIGEQARSIGCRQGLAPVLDVSRDPRWGRTEETFGEDPYLVGVMACSYVEGLQGERRDVLATLKHFVAHSASEGARNHAPVHVGPRELNDIYMLPFEMAVKRARAGSVMPAYHDIDGVPCHTNRELLHQVLRDKWGFEGLIVADYVAVNLLYTHHGVARDAADAASQSFNAGLDIELPGHECARHLKEALARGDISEATIDAAVTRVLRTKFDIGLFEHPYADPDRVDLRSDAALDLAHEVARQSAVLLRNDGVLPLANDGKQKIAVLGPTADDPLALLAGYSFPVHLIVSGEQSVASITTPLQALRAMLGEANVVYQKGCSIIEERRAGAPVFPGDVGLDTRAPNARDELISTDTSRIATAAAAAREADVAIVFVGDLAGLFQSGTVGEGSDTDSLALPGVQQALVDAIVATGTPAVVVMTGGRPYNLGGQEEHIAAQIMAFAPGEKGGEALAELLTGRAGFSGRLPLSVPTSAGAVPYVYNHRLKSAGTPVARHFGSRYPFGFGLTYTRFAYGELELIAAEAPIEDGTFEFRFSVENIGARSGDEVVQVYVRDRLASTSRPVKELKAFARVTIEPHAKALLRVRLPVDMLNFTDRRGERIVEPGEFDLMIGSSSRDIHLSATLTIKGAATRTLERDWRMISDVQVC; encoded by the coding sequence ATGGCGCTTCAGGACACCAGCGAGTTTCCGGTTTATCGCCGCGCACATATGCCGACCGAGGCCCGCGTCGCCGATCTGCTCGCGCGCATGACGATCGACGAAAAGATCGCACAATTGCATGCGGTCTGGCTCAAGCTTTCCGTCGACGGTCAGCATGCATGGCGCACGGAGGATTTTGCGCAACGCGACACCGGCGTGCCGCTCGACACGCTGCTGCGTCATGGCCTGGGCCAGGTGACGCGCCCGCTCGGCACGCATACCGTCGATCCACGGGAAGGCGTCAAGGCGCTCAACGCGTTGCAACGGCAGATGGTCGAGGAAACGCGTCTAGGCATCCCGGTGATGTCGCACGAGGAGTGCCTGGTCGGCCTGATGATCAAGGATGCCACGCTCTTTCCTTCGTCGCTCAACTACGCCGCAACGTGGAATGCGGCGCTGATCGGCCGCGTAGGCAAGATGATCGGCGAGCAGGCCCGCTCGATCGGCTGCCGCCAGGGACTGGCGCCCGTACTCGACGTATCGCGCGATCCACGCTGGGGCCGTACCGAAGAGACGTTTGGCGAAGACCCTTACCTCGTCGGCGTAATGGCATGCAGCTACGTAGAAGGCTTGCAGGGCGAGCGCCGCGATGTGCTCGCGACGCTCAAGCACTTTGTCGCGCATTCGGCGAGCGAGGGGGCGCGCAATCATGCGCCGGTCCACGTCGGACCACGCGAACTCAACGACATCTATATGCTGCCGTTCGAGATGGCCGTGAAGCGTGCACGCGCGGGTTCCGTGATGCCGGCCTATCACGACATCGACGGCGTGCCGTGCCATACGAACCGCGAACTGCTGCACCAGGTACTGCGTGACAAGTGGGGCTTCGAAGGATTGATCGTCGCCGACTACGTCGCCGTGAATCTGCTGTACACACATCACGGAGTCGCTCGCGACGCAGCCGACGCCGCGTCGCAATCGTTCAATGCGGGCCTCGATATCGAGTTGCCGGGTCACGAGTGCGCGCGGCACCTGAAGGAAGCACTCGCACGCGGCGACATCAGCGAAGCGACGATCGATGCGGCCGTGACGCGCGTGCTGCGTACGAAGTTCGATATCGGCCTCTTCGAACATCCGTATGCAGACCCGGACCGCGTGGACCTGCGCAGCGACGCGGCACTCGATCTCGCACACGAGGTCGCGCGCCAGTCGGCCGTGCTGCTGCGCAACGACGGCGTGCTTCCGCTGGCCAATGACGGCAAGCAGAAAATTGCAGTGCTCGGCCCAACCGCGGACGACCCGCTCGCTTTGCTGGCGGGCTACAGCTTTCCCGTGCATCTGATCGTCAGCGGCGAACAGTCGGTTGCATCGATCACGACGCCGTTGCAGGCTCTGCGCGCCATGCTTGGCGAGGCCAACGTGGTGTATCAGAAGGGCTGCTCGATCATCGAAGAGCGGCGCGCCGGAGCCCCCGTGTTTCCCGGCGACGTCGGGCTCGACACGCGTGCACCGAATGCGCGCGACGAACTGATCAGCACGGACACGTCTCGCATCGCAACCGCGGCAGCGGCCGCACGCGAGGCCGATGTCGCGATCGTATTCGTCGGCGACCTCGCGGGCCTGTTCCAGTCGGGAACGGTCGGAGAAGGTTCCGATACCGACAGTCTGGCACTGCCGGGCGTGCAGCAGGCATTGGTGGACGCTATCGTCGCCACGGGCACACCCGCCGTTGTCGTGATGACGGGTGGCCGCCCTTATAACCTTGGCGGCCAGGAAGAACATATTGCCGCGCAAATCATGGCGTTTGCGCCTGGAGAAAAAGGCGGCGAGGCGCTAGCCGAACTGTTGACGGGGCGCGCCGGCTTTAGCGGCCGTCTGCCGCTGTCGGTGCCGACTAGCGCGGGTGCCGTGCCCTACGTCTATAACCACCGTCTAAAGAGCGCGGGGACGCCGGTTGCCCGGCATTTCGGCTCGCGCTATCCGTTCGGATTCGGGCTGACGTATACGCGCTTTGCATATGGCGAGCTTGAACTGATTGCAGCCGAAGCGCCGATCGAGGATGGCACCTTTGAATTCCGCTTCAGCGTCGAAAACATCGGTGCACGAAGCGGCGATGAAGTCGTACAGGTCTATGTGCGCGACCGCCTCGCTTCGACGTCACGACCTGTAAAGGAATTGAAGGCATTTGCGCGCGTGACGATCGAGCCGCACGCGAAGGCGCTTTTACGTGTACGGCTGCCAGTCGACATGCTGAATTTCACGGATAGGCGCGGCGAGCGCATTGTCGAACCGGGCGAGTTCGATCTCATGATCGGCAGTTCGAGCCGCGACATCCATCTAAGCGCGACGCTCACGATCAAAGGCGCGGCGACGCGAACCCTTGAACGCGATTGGCGCATGATCAGCGACGTGCAGGTATGCTGA
- a CDS encoding LacI family DNA-binding transcriptional regulator — MTKENPTLADVARLAGVSQMTASRALNGRAGVSRETRDEVLRIASDIGYVVNRTAQKLSGGRNGIIGIITPTLDTQFSSELILGAGRAARAAGCEVLIYTMSDEDRRMHQDVLGLVRQFSDALLAILPRESLWLDSLAKANLPVVVIDQRGTMNRFPSVSVDNYGGAQLAVEHLIELGHSRIAFLGGGNSIEGVRDRQRGYVDALARHGLPHAPELIASGDLSQMTAFEVASRLLHLADPPTAIFTANDQSAFGAIAAAREAGLRVPDDISVVGFDDIPMAEQFHPALTTVRQPFQQMASSAVNTLLAQVAGNDAGAQRVTFAAELVVRDSSGTVASVRRRSGALQKRRKPGHA; from the coding sequence ATGACCAAAGAAAATCCCACGCTGGCAGACGTAGCGCGGCTGGCCGGCGTATCGCAGATGACCGCGTCGCGTGCGCTCAACGGCCGCGCTGGCGTTTCGCGCGAGACGCGCGACGAGGTGCTGCGCATTGCGTCCGATATCGGCTACGTCGTCAATCGCACGGCGCAAAAACTATCGGGCGGGCGCAACGGCATTATCGGCATCATCACGCCGACGCTCGATACGCAGTTCTCGAGCGAACTGATACTCGGCGCCGGCCGTGCCGCTAGGGCTGCCGGCTGCGAGGTGCTCATCTATACGATGTCCGATGAGGACAGACGCATGCATCAAGACGTGCTCGGGCTGGTGCGGCAATTCTCCGATGCGTTGCTTGCGATTCTGCCGCGTGAATCGCTATGGCTCGATTCGTTAGCGAAAGCGAATCTGCCCGTCGTGGTGATCGATCAGCGCGGCACGATGAACCGGTTTCCGTCGGTATCGGTCGATAACTACGGCGGCGCCCAGCTTGCGGTCGAGCATCTGATCGAGCTTGGACACTCACGCATTGCGTTCTTGGGCGGAGGGAATTCGATCGAAGGCGTGCGCGACCGCCAACGCGGGTATGTCGATGCGCTCGCGCGACATGGGCTGCCGCATGCGCCCGAGTTGATTGCATCGGGCGACCTGTCGCAAATGACGGCTTTCGAAGTGGCCTCGAGGCTGCTCCATCTTGCCGACCCGCCTACCGCAATTTTCACGGCCAACGATCAAAGCGCTTTTGGCGCGATCGCCGCGGCGCGCGAAGCCGGGCTGCGCGTACCCGACGATATCTCGGTGGTCGGCTTTGACGACATTCCGATGGCGGAGCAGTTCCATCCGGCGCTCACCACAGTACGGCAGCCGTTCCAGCAGATGGCCAGTTCAGCGGTGAATACGTTGCTTGCGCAGGTAGCGGGCAATGATGCGGGCGCGCAGAGGGTTACGTTTGCGGCGGAACTGGTTGTCCGCGATTCGAGCGGGACGGTCGCATCCGTGCGCCGGCGTTCGGGTGCGCTACAGAAGAGACGGAAGCCCGGTCATGCATGA